DNA sequence from the Lysinibacillus sp. OF-1 genome:
CGAGTAAACCTCTTCTTTAATGACATGCCACGCATGCTTGAAGTATGCCTCAATCTCTTCTATAGTTGTGCATGTTTTATCAGAAAACCAATAAACCGCTTGTGGATGCAAAATTGCCTTTACTTCTTTAAAATCATGCGTATTTGTTGCTTGTATATAACGTTCTAATGCCTGTTGATGTGTCATTATTTCTCCCCTTTTTTAACAATATTATCCTAAAATTTCATGATTGTCGTGTGATTTTTTGCTCTAACAGCCTACAATGAAGATAAAACTCTAAAGGCGAAGAATTGAGGAGGAAGCTGATGTTAGCAACTATTGAAAAACAATCTAATCGTCATGTCGTAAAGTACAAACGACCGTTACCACATTCAGTAAACGCCGTTTGGGAAGTGATTACTACCAATGAAAAATTGCAAAAATGGATGAGTAATCTTGAAATCATTGATCTACGT
Encoded proteins:
- a CDS encoding nuclear transport factor 2 family protein → MTHQQALERYIQATNTHDFKEVKAILHPQAVYWFSDKTCTTIEEIEAYFKHAWHVIKEEVYSASNVKWLTIDEKTATCLYTYHYEGYHNEKFVSGSGRATNIFTWVNDEWKLIHEHLSGAY